In Desulfonatronospira thiodismutans ASO3-1, a single window of DNA contains:
- a CDS encoding type VI secretion protein IcmF/TssM N-terminal domain-containing protein encodes MDINFIGIITQVFTRILRSFREFIPGPPWVSTLVLALIAALIIGLVMYIVNRRKKGGKAKKSGPAQPPPIPRKSLVRIWKAFVRRMPWDIRRYLGDFQPFFVMGEAGSGKSSLISACTDWEGKALQFQPSHVDSPLMQCYMGARAVVLEMPSIILTDVSSGAHRALKNLLKQMPCKKEFQVVITLNGASLEDEDPENLKKLARYMRGKISLMEIGKRPVQVRLALTHMDQVHGFVQWMDFLQKHRLSPQVSWDEKIYSPDLARVQDGYERLLPRALTSMSSRDYLAMVGFLKDFRQRMQILQEFADVLLAPDPFSKAPQIAGLTMHGSGQENATGNPFETGKEAMVYRQAWPANRKHQVAAAGIFLAASLGLVSAFGMEYRDLTRLDYYVEAAERRPPADYAELHSLFPLAQYQGIYHRVLPRFFPESEEVIVKRLTDIIRKHYLYPELYSLRTQVDNAQPLVYLLGLIYASPNNPLGPMILTRSHTWAENLDLPRQLVEDYASSNQYLPDVIAEVDIISHIRPQTLDPSEDATNWTFFLRRVEKLLQAPYMSPKMLEEVQDLAEPLLDLMQEVYSYPMLYEVVEHLQQVAGVGPEIQWVQRRDRNIRQKELLELLKLVSRSSLETPDVQDRSLHSLFDLMDSLSERAPDERPVLNIFMDRRNFRISMQEWVDLEMRSKKTLMMRQFAQERQQSRGLIFFEETDDFPHIHLNPAGEGTLFFAGRARVDGLFSAKAFEKRVRPGVISLDEKLEETGVSQEEQDRFAEFVERQLESYAERYVESYVNYYHQFHIRAHSEGTLRFVLNEIPTRHSPFLRFLLTLHENTSLDTSGSPLFRSFANQLEKFGFVRNLMHEEDGVIPEWRNYTAFINQMREELDGRAPWMSQDDGAETFKERLSPLGRISFTALQDDPDAYVNLVRKWLSGLGVDPEWRGPFLEPFLLAFNLGRSDIENTMAKVWQDIRGEHISHLQRRFPLDPTAEARIDPAALEDVIHPEDGDFWEDFEEFLGPFFRESRDGWVQRDASRDRINLPRGMLTTVNELHRIAGNLWDREGEPRPLVFNVLPTRLPAARDRANVPVVAYLRSGESSVFAFNQQPDWQEVRVKWWKSDAAVAGMGFQSPSTNRRVHRELRLDEQHWGLFSLLKKARPLHEDTFAWSLESPWGGSITVEFTFEADPWEAVSLQERRPRDFTPVTPEAADERSVLSVGIDTGTILEDRP; translated from the coding sequence ATGGATATAAACTTCATTGGCATCATAACCCAGGTATTTACCAGGATCTTAAGGAGTTTTCGGGAGTTTATCCCTGGCCCCCCCTGGGTATCAACACTGGTGCTGGCCCTGATAGCGGCCCTGATAATCGGGCTGGTCATGTACATTGTCAACCGCCGCAAAAAAGGCGGCAAGGCCAAAAAGTCCGGACCAGCCCAACCCCCTCCCATTCCGAGAAAAAGCCTGGTCCGGATCTGGAAGGCCTTTGTGCGCCGCATGCCCTGGGATATCCGCCGCTACCTGGGTGATTTTCAGCCCTTTTTTGTCATGGGAGAAGCCGGCAGCGGCAAGAGCAGTCTTATCTCGGCCTGCACCGACTGGGAGGGCAAGGCCCTGCAGTTTCAGCCAAGCCACGTGGATTCACCTTTGATGCAGTGTTATATGGGGGCAAGGGCTGTGGTACTGGAGATGCCTTCTATTATTCTGACGGATGTCAGTTCCGGTGCTCACAGGGCCTTGAAAAACCTCCTGAAGCAAATGCCCTGTAAAAAAGAGTTCCAGGTTGTTATTACCTTGAACGGAGCCTCCCTGGAAGATGAGGATCCTGAAAATCTCAAGAAACTGGCCAGGTACATGCGCGGCAAAATAAGCCTTATGGAAATCGGAAAAAGGCCGGTTCAGGTCAGGCTGGCCCTGACCCACATGGACCAGGTGCATGGATTTGTGCAGTGGATGGATTTTCTTCAAAAACACAGACTCTCCCCCCAGGTTTCCTGGGATGAAAAGATATATTCACCGGACCTGGCCAGGGTTCAGGACGGCTATGAAAGGCTTTTGCCCCGGGCACTTACTTCCATGTCCAGCAGGGATTATCTGGCCATGGTGGGGTTTCTCAAAGATTTCCGGCAACGCATGCAGATATTGCAGGAGTTTGCTGATGTTCTGCTTGCGCCTGATCCTTTCAGCAAGGCTCCTCAGATTGCTGGACTGACCATGCATGGTTCAGGACAGGAAAACGCTACGGGCAACCCTTTTGAGACCGGCAAGGAGGCCATGGTTTACAGGCAGGCCTGGCCTGCAAACCGCAAACACCAGGTGGCTGCTGCCGGTATTTTTCTGGCGGCCTCCCTGGGCCTGGTCAGTGCTTTCGGTATGGAGTACCGGGACCTGACCAGACTGGATTACTATGTGGAGGCAGCAGAAAGAAGGCCTCCTGCAGACTATGCTGAACTGCATTCACTTTTTCCACTGGCCCAGTATCAGGGGATTTATCACCGGGTGCTGCCCAGGTTTTTTCCTGAGTCCGAAGAGGTTATAGTAAAGCGCCTTACCGACATAATCCGGAAACATTACCTCTACCCGGAACTTTACAGCCTGCGTACCCAGGTGGATAACGCCCAGCCCTTAGTCTATCTGCTTGGCCTGATCTATGCATCCCCGAACAATCCACTGGGGCCCATGATTTTAACCAGATCGCACACCTGGGCCGAAAATCTGGACCTGCCCCGGCAGCTGGTGGAGGATTACGCTTCAAGCAACCAGTACCTGCCGGATGTGATTGCCGAAGTGGATATCATTTCTCATATTCGTCCACAAACCCTGGACCCCTCTGAAGATGCCACTAACTGGACTTTTTTCCTGCGTCGAGTGGAAAAACTTCTGCAGGCCCCATACATGAGTCCAAAGATGCTTGAGGAGGTGCAGGACCTTGCAGAACCTCTGCTGGATTTGATGCAGGAAGTGTACTCCTATCCCATGCTTTATGAAGTTGTGGAGCACCTGCAGCAGGTGGCCGGAGTGGGTCCCGAAATCCAGTGGGTGCAGCGCAGAGATCGCAACATCAGGCAGAAAGAGCTTCTGGAACTTTTGAAACTGGTTTCCCGGTCATCCTTAGAAACCCCTGATGTCCAGGACCGTTCGCTGCATTCGTTATTTGATCTCATGGACTCCTTATCCGAGCGTGCGCCCGATGAGAGGCCTGTATTGAATATATTTATGGATCGCAGGAACTTCAGGATTTCAATGCAGGAATGGGTGGATCTGGAGATGCGCAGCAAAAAGACCCTTATGATGCGTCAGTTTGCCCAGGAGAGGCAGCAAAGCAGGGGGTTGATATTTTTTGAAGAAACCGACGATTTTCCCCATATCCATTTGAACCCTGCCGGCGAAGGAACCCTGTTTTTTGCAGGACGGGCCAGGGTTGACGGCCTGTTCAGTGCAAAGGCCTTTGAAAAAAGAGTCCGACCGGGGGTTATTTCTCTGGATGAAAAGCTGGAAGAAACTGGTGTCTCACAGGAGGAACAGGACAGGTTTGCCGAATTTGTGGAAAGGCAGCTGGAGAGTTATGCTGAAAGATACGTGGAAAGTTATGTGAATTATTATCACCAGTTTCACATCCGGGCTCACTCCGAGGGCACCCTGCGTTTTGTCCTCAATGAGATTCCCACCCGTCATTCCCCGTTTCTGCGTTTTCTGCTGACACTTCATGAAAACACCAGTCTGGACACCAGTGGCAGTCCTTTGTTCCGTTCATTTGCCAACCAACTGGAGAAGTTTGGATTTGTGCGCAACCTGATGCATGAAGAAGACGGGGTTATTCCTGAATGGCGGAACTATACGGCTTTTATAAACCAGATGCGTGAAGAACTCGATGGAAGAGCACCCTGGATGTCTCAGGATGATGGTGCAGAAACATTTAAAGAGCGCTTAAGCCCCCTGGGGCGGATAAGTTTCACCGCACTGCAGGATGATCCCGATGCCTATGTGAATCTGGTGCGCAAATGGCTTTCCGGCCTAGGTGTAGATCCTGAGTGGCGGGGACCCTTCCTGGAGCCTTTTCTGCTGGCCTTCAACCTGGGCCGAAGCGATATTGAAAATACTATGGCCAAGGTCTGGCAGGATATCAGGGGAGAACATATAAGTCATCTGCAGCGCCGGTTTCCTCTGGACCCGACAGCTGAAGCCAGGATTGATCCGGCTGCTCTGGAAGACGTTATCCATCCTGAGGACGGTGATTTCTGGGAAGACTTTGAAGAATTTCTGGGGCCGTTTTTTCGTGAAAGCCGCGATGGCTGGGTGCAGCGGGACGCTTCCAGGGACAGGATCAATCTGCCCCGGGGAATGCTGACTACAGTCAACGAGCTGCACCGTATTGCAGGCAATCTGTGGGACCGGGAGGGAGAGCCCAGGCCCCTGGTGTTCAATGTACTGCCCACAAGGCTGCCGGCTGCCAGAGACCGGGCCAATGTCCCGGTGGTGGCCTATCTGCGCTCTGGAGAATCATCTGTCTTTGCATTCAATCAGCAGCCCGACTGGCAGGAGGTCCGGGTAAAATGGTGGAAAAGCGATGCAGCTGTGGCGGGTATGGGTTTTCAGTCCCCGTCAACCAACAGGCGGGTGCATCGTGAGTTGCGCCTGGACGAACAGCACTGGGGTCTTTTCAGCCTGCTGAAAAAGGCCCGCCCGCTGCATGAGGACACCTTTGCCTGGTCCCTGGAAAGCCCATGGGGAGGAAGCATTACCGTAGAGTTCACCTTTGAAGCCGATCCCTGGGAAGCAGTCAGTCTACAGGAACGCAGGCCGCGGGATTTTACCCCGGTGACCCCGGAAGCAGCAGATGAGCGCTCTGTTTTGTCTGTAGGTATAGATACCGGAACTATCCTGGAGGACAGGCCATGA
- a CDS encoding ATP-dependent Clp protease ATP-binding subunit: MLIDKFNLKSQELIESSSRLAVKKEHQHVTPWHLMSSLLNIGKNPTLTALQESGADLDKLGGRVSTSLLAQPKALASAQQTPISRDLERLFINAQEIAEKAEEKYIGINHILLAALEIQELAGALEEAGADREKLTLALQQVRSVDGPGQGKAPGDDFEYLAQYTKDLTESARQGELDPVIGREEEIRMASQILSRRLKNNPIIIGEPGVGKTAVVEGLAQRIVNGDVPESLQDVSILALDLGQLIAGAKYRGEFEERFKRVLQEITDAGNIITFIDEIHMLVGAGGSEGTMDAANLIKPALSRGDIRCVGATTSEEYRKHIEKDSALMRRFQTVTVEEPDHDKTLAILRGIKGKYETHHGIHISDSSLGASAKLSQRYISDRFLPDKAIDLMDQAGAALRISLASKPEDIDKIDQQIVELEIEAGALQGETDRLSMQRLEVVQNTLADLKEQSRTMTEAWEQQKEAAETLAKARKTLDDAKKELEQKVRQEDFSRVAELQYKIIPEAEQVLAEYENFDADQEPENGSPRALLPQDIAACVSRWTGIPVSKLMEEEKERWLQLEDYLRKRVVGQDQVLETISKAVRRSRAGVQDPNRPLGSFLMLGPTGVGKTEMAKALAEFLFDDERSLVRIDMSEFMEKHSVARLTGAPPGYVGYEEGGVLTNKIRRRPYSVVLFDEVEKAHPDAFNLFLQVLDDGRLTDGQGRTTHFYNTVILMTSNLGAETIEPAETEEEVQKMRSTLMDVVRGFFRPEFLNRLDDILICNPLTPEVMPPIVDIQLKRLNKLLADRGIEMDISDEAKHLLAQDGFNPLYGARPLKRAIQTSLQDPLAEMLIKEGMDEGGSINVDVEDGRLTIRKEESQHEEPDSAELES, from the coding sequence ATGCTTATTGACAAGTTCAATCTCAAATCCCAGGAACTGATAGAAAGTTCCAGCCGTCTGGCGGTAAAAAAAGAACATCAGCATGTTACTCCATGGCACCTGATGTCCAGTCTGCTGAACATCGGCAAGAATCCAACCCTGACAGCCCTGCAGGAATCCGGGGCTGATCTGGATAAACTCGGAGGTAGAGTATCAACCAGCCTGCTCGCCCAGCCCAAGGCCCTGGCCAGTGCCCAGCAGACCCCCATAAGCCGTGATCTGGAAAGACTTTTCATCAATGCCCAGGAAATCGCCGAGAAGGCAGAGGAAAAGTATATCGGAATCAACCATATTCTTCTGGCTGCCCTGGAGATACAGGAGCTGGCCGGGGCCCTGGAAGAGGCCGGCGCAGACAGAGAAAAGCTTACTCTGGCTCTGCAACAGGTACGAAGCGTTGACGGGCCGGGTCAGGGCAAGGCTCCGGGAGATGATTTTGAATACTTGGCTCAGTATACCAAGGATCTGACTGAATCGGCCCGTCAAGGCGAGCTGGATCCAGTCATCGGCAGGGAAGAGGAGATTCGTATGGCCAGCCAGATTCTTAGCCGTAGACTGAAAAACAACCCCATTATCATCGGCGAGCCCGGAGTGGGCAAAACCGCTGTAGTGGAGGGCCTGGCCCAGCGTATTGTCAATGGAGATGTTCCTGAAAGCCTGCAGGATGTTTCCATTCTGGCCCTGGATCTGGGCCAGCTTATTGCCGGGGCCAAGTATCGCGGAGAGTTTGAAGAGCGCTTCAAGAGGGTCTTGCAGGAGATCACCGATGCAGGAAATATCATTACCTTTATTGACGAGATTCATATGCTGGTTGGGGCCGGAGGCTCCGAGGGGACCATGGATGCGGCCAATCTCATCAAGCCGGCCCTATCCCGGGGTGATATACGCTGCGTCGGTGCCACCACTTCAGAGGAATACCGCAAGCACATAGAAAAAGACTCTGCTTTGATGCGCCGGTTTCAGACCGTGACCGTGGAGGAGCCGGACCATGATAAAACTCTGGCTATCCTGCGCGGGATCAAGGGAAAATATGAGACCCATCACGGGATACATATTTCCGACAGCTCACTGGGTGCCTCGGCAAAACTTTCCCAGCGCTATATAAGCGATCGTTTCCTCCCGGACAAGGCCATTGATCTCATGGACCAGGCCGGAGCGGCCCTGCGTATCTCCCTGGCCTCCAAGCCGGAAGACATTGACAAAATAGATCAGCAGATAGTGGAACTGGAGATCGAGGCCGGCGCTCTGCAGGGCGAAACCGACAGGCTGAGCATGCAGCGCCTGGAGGTTGTCCAGAACACCCTGGCTGATCTTAAAGAACAGAGCCGGACCATGACAGAAGCCTGGGAGCAGCAGAAGGAGGCTGCCGAGACTCTGGCAAAGGCCCGCAAGACTCTGGACGACGCCAAAAAAGAGCTGGAACAGAAAGTACGCCAGGAAGACTTTTCCAGGGTGGCCGAACTGCAGTACAAGATAATCCCCGAGGCTGAACAGGTGCTGGCCGAATATGAAAACTTTGATGCTGACCAGGAGCCTGAAAACGGCAGTCCCAGGGCGCTGTTGCCTCAGGATATCGCGGCCTGCGTTTCCCGCTGGACGGGTATCCCGGTCTCCAAGCTCATGGAGGAGGAAAAGGAGCGTTGGCTGCAGCTTGAGGACTACCTGCGCAAAAGGGTTGTGGGCCAGGATCAGGTCCTGGAGACCATCTCCAAGGCGGTGCGCCGTTCCAGGGCAGGAGTTCAGGATCCCAATCGTCCACTGGGGTCTTTTCTTATGCTTGGTCCAACTGGTGTGGGAAAAACAGAGATGGCCAAGGCCCTGGCGGAGTTTCTGTTTGATGACGAACGTTCTCTGGTGCGCATAGACATGAGTGAATTCATGGAAAAACATTCAGTGGCCCGTCTTACTGGGGCTCCTCCAGGCTATGTGGGATACGAAGAAGGCGGGGTGCTGACCAACAAGATCCGGCGCAGACCTTACAGCGTGGTGCTTTTCGACGAAGTGGAAAAGGCTCATCCCGATGCCTTCAACCTTTTTCTGCAGGTCCTGGATGACGGTCGTCTTACCGATGGCCAGGGCAGAACCACCCACTTCTACAACACTGTCATTCTTATGACTTCCAACCTTGGGGCAGAGACCATTGAGCCTGCAGAGACAGAAGAAGAAGTACAAAAGATGCGCAGCACCCTCATGGATGTGGTCCGGGGGTTTTTCAGGCCGGAATTTTTGAACCGCTTAGATGATATCCTGATCTGCAACCCCCTGACTCCTGAGGTCATGCCTCCCATTGTTGATATTCAGCTCAAAAGACTCAATAAGTTACTTGCTGACAGGGGCATAGAGATGGATATAAGTGACGAGGCCAAGCACCTTCTGGCTCAGGATGGTTTCAACCCTCTATACGGAGCCAGGCCGCTCAAGCGGGCCATTCAGACCAGCCTGCAGGACCCCCTGGCTGAAATGCTGATTAAAGAGGGCATGGATGAAGGTGGAAGTATAAATGTAGACGTTGAAGACGGTCGACTTACAATTCGCAAAGAAGAGAGTCAGCATGAAGAACCTGACAGTGCAGAGCTTGAGAGTTGA
- a CDS encoding DUF4280 domain-containing protein translates to MAFLVTSGALMLCTFGTIPSSMLVLPVNRVFASMPAATIMDYVPFINIPPFGLCTTPSNPAVASATAAALGVLTPMPCIPVTVAPWITGKPTVLIGSMPALTDSSTLICSWGGVISIKYAGQVKVQL, encoded by the coding sequence ATGGCTTTTCTGGTGACAAGCGGTGCATTAATGCTTTGTACTTTCGGCACCATTCCATCGTCTATGCTGGTACTTCCAGTAAACAGGGTTTTTGCCTCAATGCCCGCGGCAACTATTATGGATTACGTGCCATTTATAAACATACCCCCCTTTGGACTATGTACGACGCCTTCTAATCCAGCTGTGGCATCGGCTACGGCTGCAGCCCTGGGGGTTTTGACCCCCATGCCGTGCATCCCGGTGACTGTTGCTCCCTGGATCACCGGCAAACCAACGGTGCTTATAGGCTCAATGCCCGCCCTGACGGACTCCAGCACTTTGATTTGTTCCTGGGGCGGGGTGATTTCAATCAAGTATGCAGGACAGGTCAAGGTGCAACTATAA
- a CDS encoding type VI secretion system protein IglI family protein, translating to MQIELIQKNLEEVENPGLETTDPRLMEISGLAQSGDYHGAAASAEALLQEDIYDVRLLGFFIYGLLFEKGPAGFGDVFASLAWFLENNWSATGPVKKRNKHAMTSFRWLFNQSLKKLQYEESFKGDTWQQWLAVTDSDDVEQALDTARELQKAMSECLEDEAEPLLDLLSKIVQWLRSFQPMVYREQESDPEEMQAEEQEPGAGEGQPESSQVSASKPASAPRTPESTTGGVWVEGSYHLLVLMKKLEIFQSLCQSQDYAKAAVVADDIMDSISQFDPKLYLPKLFSGFFMCLSANSQDILGYQEMKDSPEWQIMREYLNVDPDGFVES from the coding sequence ATGCAGATTGAACTGATTCAAAAGAACCTGGAGGAGGTTGAAAATCCAGGGCTGGAAACTACTGATCCCCGTCTCATGGAAATATCAGGCCTGGCCCAGAGTGGTGACTACCATGGTGCTGCAGCTTCTGCCGAAGCCCTGTTGCAGGAGGATATTTATGATGTCCGGCTCCTGGGGTTTTTTATTTACGGGTTACTGTTTGAAAAGGGTCCGGCTGGATTTGGGGATGTTTTTGCCTCTCTGGCCTGGTTTCTTGAAAATAACTGGTCTGCCACGGGTCCGGTAAAAAAGCGCAACAAACATGCCATGACCAGTTTCCGGTGGTTGTTTAACCAGAGTCTGAAAAAGCTGCAGTATGAAGAGTCATTCAAGGGCGATACATGGCAGCAGTGGCTGGCAGTCACTGACAGTGATGACGTAGAGCAGGCTCTGGATACCGCCAGGGAACTCCAGAAAGCCATGTCAGAATGCCTGGAAGATGAAGCTGAACCGCTTCTGGATTTGCTGAGCAAAATAGTTCAATGGCTGCGCTCTTTCCAACCCATGGTGTACAGGGAGCAAGAATCAGATCCGGAAGAGATGCAGGCCGAGGAGCAGGAGCCGGGTGCAGGTGAAGGGCAGCCGGAGTCTTCGCAGGTTAGCGCCTCTAAGCCGGCATCTGCCCCCCGAACACCGGAATCAACCACAGGCGGGGTGTGGGTGGAAGGTTCTTATCATCTCCTGGTGCTCATGAAAAAACTGGAGATTTTTCAAAGCCTCTGCCAGTCCCAGGATTATGCCAAGGCAGCTGTTGTTGCGGATGATATTATGGACAGCATCTCCCAGTTTGATCCCAAGCTCTATCTTCCCAAGCTCTTCAGCGGTTTTTTTATGTGTCTTTCGGCCAACAGCCAGGATATACTCGGGTATCAGGAGATGAAGGACAGTCCGGAGTGGCAGATCATGCGGGAATACCTCAATGTGGATCCGGATGGTTTTGTTGAATCCTGA
- a CDS encoding DotU family type IV/VI secretion system protein, with translation MKNNHWKDIHTLLVQRDQLFMPFLSSGEENREGFEFSDLHQDSQHNGWTLPGSSSQEPGIEDLVQVRASIRDELDRLRIALETDLNERDVYYILFPLVAHIDEQVQFRFLNPAQSNGWPPLQRELFDTDSAGELFYETLDDLLIKPQTLPLILEVYYYCLNEGFGGRLANNPSKRQEYMERLRNRIPTPSQQDETVPFPVEEVQSSSMLSTISPFWFYCSAAVATGLVYAGLKLLGHYWTPF, from the coding sequence ATGAAGAACAATCACTGGAAAGACATTCACACCCTTTTGGTGCAAAGGGATCAGCTTTTTATGCCTTTTCTGAGTTCGGGGGAAGAAAACCGGGAAGGCTTTGAATTTTCAGACCTGCATCAGGACAGTCAGCACAATGGCTGGACTCTGCCTGGCTCTTCTTCTCAGGAACCAGGCATTGAAGACCTGGTCCAGGTCAGAGCTTCAATCCGGGATGAGCTGGACAGGCTGCGCATAGCCCTGGAAACAGATCTCAATGAAAGAGATGTCTATTACATTCTATTTCCGCTGGTGGCACACATAGACGAGCAGGTGCAGTTTCGTTTTTTAAATCCTGCTCAGTCAAATGGATGGCCGCCCCTGCAGCGGGAGCTGTTTGATACTGACTCAGCAGGTGAACTGTTTTATGAAACCCTGGATGACCTGCTTATAAAACCACAGACTCTACCATTGATTCTTGAAGTATACTATTATTGTCTGAATGAAGGTTTTGGGGGCCGTCTGGCCAATAATCCCAGCAAACGACAGGAATACATGGAAAGACTGCGGAACCGTATCCCCACTCCTTCTCAGCAGGATGAAACAGTGCCGTTTCCTGTCGAAGAGGTCCAAAGCTCTTCCATGCTCAGTACCATATCTCCTTTCTGGTTTTATTGCAGTGCAGCGGTAGCAACCGGGCTTGTCTATGCTGGGCTGAAACTGCTGGGACATTACTGGACACCTTTTTAA
- a CDS encoding type VI secretion system baseplate subunit TssF: MRIDEKIHKAFLEEISALENFRVNYASIHPSAPLDRDDPDVRRLMETMAFFNARSRLAAEKHILALRRRLFRQYFDYLLSPMPVAGLMQAQPTAQLADTLSLPRGTQFLAVPPDGRQAFFSTLTDLSLMPVSLSGLTTLYRPDRGTRVLLRLGVPYPRSDSIGTLRIHINYLNDFKDSLRVLHALSKHLVHSSVVYDEAVNETTSGRPCSVTFGLEQQNPGEDQADHFSHPIEKERLLIHFPQQQLFMNIKVAPSPRPWSTATLCLDLDENWPANLNLNRGMFQLHVVPVVNLKRDLAQPIICQGTKEQHGIFHHMPEAGFCLHSVRGVYESGPNGFIPLRSGTFMGGSGSYEVDFSSQNDTQGVWLLLNYPEAFEDKKQISVDALWHQPWLSEVIDHRLRIFPFSRMTTGVKWEWAAFPVPHRENPYLKHYDDFSQLITLKNKTMYNMEDVKLLLNAAGVSGSEAYHEAAQQLKEVFCLPSPGKASHKNGMVKQIYQFSFTDDAQLHEALIQNFAGLAQKILDVWIADTAVEVETTTGIS; this comes from the coding sequence ATGCGTATAGATGAAAAGATCCACAAAGCTTTCCTGGAGGAGATAAGCGCTCTGGAGAACTTTCGAGTCAACTACGCTTCAATCCATCCATCAGCCCCACTGGATCGTGACGATCCAGATGTGAGGCGGCTTATGGAGACCATGGCTTTCTTCAACGCCAGATCCCGCCTGGCAGCTGAAAAACATATACTGGCTCTTCGAAGACGACTTTTCAGGCAGTATTTTGACTATCTTTTATCACCCATGCCTGTAGCAGGTCTTATGCAGGCCCAGCCTACAGCTCAGCTTGCTGATACTCTGAGCCTGCCCAGAGGAACCCAGTTTCTGGCGGTTCCACCCGACGGACGTCAGGCATTCTTTTCTACCCTTACAGACCTGAGCCTGATGCCTGTATCCCTTTCCGGCTTAACAACCCTGTATCGTCCTGACCGCGGGACCCGAGTTCTGCTGCGTTTGGGAGTGCCGTACCCCCGTAGTGACAGCATAGGAACTTTGCGCATTCATATCAATTACTTAAATGATTTCAAGGACTCCCTGAGAGTCCTGCATGCTCTGAGCAAACATCTGGTCCACTCAAGCGTGGTTTACGATGAGGCTGTTAATGAGACAACTTCCGGCCGGCCCTGCTCTGTTACTTTCGGACTGGAGCAGCAAAACCCTGGTGAGGACCAGGCGGATCATTTCTCCCACCCTATTGAAAAAGAACGTCTGTTGATACATTTTCCCCAGCAGCAGCTTTTTATGAACATCAAGGTGGCTCCGTCCCCAAGGCCATGGAGCACTGCAACCCTTTGCCTGGATCTTGATGAAAACTGGCCCGCCAACCTGAACCTGAACCGGGGTATGTTTCAACTGCATGTAGTACCAGTGGTCAACCTCAAAAGGGATCTTGCACAACCCATAATATGTCAGGGAACAAAAGAGCAGCACGGCATTTTTCATCACATGCCCGAAGCTGGATTCTGTCTGCACTCGGTGCGTGGAGTGTATGAATCAGGGCCTAATGGATTCATACCGCTTCGTTCAGGTACCTTTATGGGAGGAAGTGGTTCTTACGAAGTTGACTTTTCTTCTCAGAACGACACCCAGGGGGTCTGGCTGCTTCTCAACTACCCTGAAGCCTTTGAAGATAAAAAACAGATCAGTGTGGACGCCTTGTGGCATCAGCCCTGGTTGAGCGAGGTTATCGACCACAGGCTGCGCATTTTTCCTTTCAGTAGAATGACCACCGGGGTTAAATGGGAATGGGCGGCTTTTCCTGTACCACATAGAGAAAACCCCTATCTGAAGCATTATGACGACTTTTCCCAGTTGATTACCTTGAAAAACAAAACCATGTATAACATGGAGGATGTTAAACTACTTCTCAATGCTGCAGGAGTCTCAGGCTCAGAGGCTTACCATGAAGCCGCCCAACAGTTGAAAGAAGTGTTCTGCCTGCCCTCACCTGGCAAGGCAAGCCACAAGAACGGTATGGTCAAGCAGATCTACCAGTTCTCCTTTACCGATGATGCCCAATTGCATGAAGCACTTATTCAGAATTTTGCCGGACTTGCCCAGAAAATACTGGATGTCTGGATTGCAGATACTGCAGTTGAAGTTGAAACCACAACAGGCATCTCTTAA
- the tssE gene encoding type VI secretion system baseplate subunit TssE, translating into MGLFDKFAVGSNEKKSEELQDILQNLNSILNTKKHYGAPLGDLGMDDMNYHSSRGLLASKMAEQIKENVERYEPRLRIVSVEPTESENPLHLSFVLVCELRDKSQKLKVVFDSFSSVYSMEHAL; encoded by the coding sequence ATGGGACTCTTTGACAAGTTTGCCGTGGGCAGTAATGAGAAAAAGTCTGAAGAGCTGCAGGATATCCTGCAAAACCTCAACAGTATCCTGAATACCAAGAAACACTACGGTGCTCCCTTGGGAGATCTGGGTATGGACGATATGAACTATCACAGTTCAAGAGGACTGCTGGCCAGCAAAATGGCTGAACAAATCAAGGAGAATGTTGAGAGGTATGAACCGCGACTTCGTATAGTTTCTGTAGAACCTACAGAAAGTGAAAATCCCCTGCACCTATCCTTTGTGCTGGTTTGCGAACTGAGAGACAAATCCCAGAAACTGAAGGTTGTTTTTGATTCATTTTCAAGCGTTTATTCCATGGAACATGCCCTGTAG